In a genomic window of Nitrosarchaeum sp.:
- a CDS encoding ABC transporter substrate-binding protein — protein sequence MKKTQLLSIVFSLIMVTGVAAGNVAYAESDEKQNDLKEKLANFCNMTDTEKEQFFLDHPRIAQFKDRLASICEQSEDERKISIESFIEEIKQKSDYDMTDKLEKYCLMSDADKESFLADFDKADLKDRLDAYCALDESGRDAYITEHQMLVDEMQKRHTEMSNHKAEYQRFCEMTADERAAEITDAEKLAKVSEWCEMTPEQREAYKKENHDAAMNFKEKHFDALERMKENHDMSQRLRAMIMSPDISQEKMYDLRAKYQEKHGDLDEKRAELQTKFKDHASAMLGKLTDEKKADILARHAEMKALKSELREKSSILTDEEKQELRAEFIEKAKSAQLAWISPRQQVSAGIDAGEIECREGYSLVMKSSNGLPMCLKADSALRMIENGFAIPTN from the coding sequence ATGAAAAAGACACAACTTCTAAGTATTGTTTTTTCACTGATCATGGTTACTGGCGTTGCTGCTGGAAATGTGGCATATGCTGAATCAGATGAAAAACAAAACGACCTCAAAGAAAAACTTGCAAACTTTTGCAACATGACTGATACTGAAAAAGAGCAGTTCTTTTTGGATCATCCAAGAATAGCCCAATTCAAAGACAGACTGGCAAGTATTTGTGAGCAAAGCGAAGATGAACGCAAAATTTCTATTGAATCTTTCATCGAAGAAATCAAACAAAAATCTGATTATGACATGACAGACAAACTAGAAAAATATTGTTTAATGTCTGATGCTGACAAGGAATCATTTTTGGCAGATTTTGATAAAGCAGATCTAAAAGATAGACTGGATGCATATTGTGCATTAGATGAATCTGGAAGAGATGCTTACATTACTGAGCATCAAATGTTAGTAGATGAGATGCAAAAAAGACACACAGAAATGAGTAATCATAAAGCAGAATATCAAAGATTTTGTGAAATGACCGCTGATGAACGTGCTGCAGAAATCACTGATGCTGAAAAATTAGCCAAAGTTTCTGAATGGTGTGAAATGACACCTGAACAAAGAGAAGCATACAAAAAAGAAAATCATGATGCTGCAATGAATTTCAAAGAAAAACACTTTGATGCACTAGAGAGAATGAAAGAAAATCATGACATGTCGCAAAGATTACGAGCCATGATAATGTCTCCTGATATTTCTCAAGAGAAAATGTATGATCTTAGAGCAAAGTACCAAGAAAAGCATGGCGATTTAGATGAGAAAAGAGCTGAGCTACAAACAAAATTCAAAGATCATGCATCTGCAATGCTAGGCAAACTCACTGATGAGAAAAAAGCTGATATTTTAGCAAGACATGCAGAGATGAAGGCACTAAAATCTGAATTGCGAGAAAAGTCGTCTATCTTAACTGATGAGGAAAAACAAGAACTTAGAGCAGAATTCATTGAAAAGGCAAAATCTGCACAATTAGCGTGGATTTCACCACGACAGCAAGTATCCGCAGGAATTGATGCTGGAGAAATTGAATGTCGCGAAGGATACAGTCTTGTAATGAAATCATCAAACGGATTGCCAATGTGCTTAAAAGCTGATTCGGCACTTCGAATGATTGAAAATGGTTTTGCAATCCCTACAAACTAA
- a CDS encoding cysteine desulfurase has product MQSAQTTFENLRKDFPILQRIVRDNKTLVYLDNASTTQKPNQVIDAITDYYRNHNANIHRAVYALAEEATELYESTRDKIAKFIHIPNREEIIFVRGTTEAINLVAYAWGRNHIQKDDIIVTTEYEHHSNIVPWQLLTQEKGAKLVYIGMGDNGELILDDLDKYLATGKVRLVTFSLMSNVLGTITDAEKIISKCKEHGVLTLVDGAQAVPHMPVNIEKLGCDFFAFSGHKMLGPTGIGVLWVRKSVLETMNPFHGGGDMIREVHKYETTWNDLPYKFEAGTPNIADVIGLGTAIDYLTKLGMENVREHEIELTTYAIEKLSQVKGLTIYGTKDISKRGGVISFNFSDVHPHDVAQIIDEEGIAVRSGHHCAQVLMERLNVAATSRASFYIYNTKEEIDSLITALTKVARIFKL; this is encoded by the coding sequence ATGCAAAGTGCACAAACTACTTTTGAAAATTTACGAAAAGACTTTCCTATCTTACAACGTATAGTTAGAGACAACAAGACACTTGTGTATCTAGATAATGCTTCTACAACACAAAAACCAAACCAAGTAATTGATGCAATTACTGATTACTATCGAAATCATAACGCAAACATTCACAGGGCAGTTTATGCTTTGGCAGAAGAAGCAACTGAACTTTATGAATCTACTAGAGATAAGATTGCAAAATTTATTCACATACCAAATAGAGAAGAGATTATTTTTGTTAGGGGAACAACTGAGGCAATTAACCTCGTTGCATATGCATGGGGACGAAATCATATACAAAAAGATGACATCATAGTTACCACTGAATACGAACATCATAGCAACATTGTACCTTGGCAACTCTTAACTCAGGAAAAGGGAGCAAAATTAGTATACATTGGAATGGGTGATAACGGGGAATTAATTTTAGATGATCTTGATAAATATCTTGCAACAGGTAAAGTCAGACTTGTGACATTTAGTTTAATGTCTAATGTTCTTGGTACAATTACTGATGCAGAAAAAATAATCTCAAAATGTAAAGAACACGGTGTACTTACTCTAGTTGATGGTGCACAAGCTGTTCCTCACATGCCAGTAAACATTGAGAAATTAGGTTGTGACTTTTTTGCATTTTCTGGTCATAAAATGCTAGGACCTACAGGAATTGGAGTTTTATGGGTACGAAAATCTGTATTGGAAACTATGAATCCCTTTCATGGTGGCGGTGACATGATAAGAGAAGTTCACAAGTATGAAACTACTTGGAATGACTTGCCTTACAAATTTGAGGCTGGTACTCCAAACATCGCTGATGTTATTGGATTAGGTACTGCAATTGACTATCTTACAAAACTTGGAATGGAAAATGTACGCGAGCATGAAATTGAACTAACCACTTATGCTATTGAAAAATTATCTCAAGTAAAGGGGCTTACAATTTATGGCACAAAAGATATTTCCAAAAGAGGCGGTGTAATATCGTTTAATTTTTCAGATGTTCATCCTCATGATGTAGCTCAAATAATAGATGAAGAAGGAATTGCAGTTCGTTCAGGACATCATTGTGCTCAAGTATTGATGGAAAGACTAAACGTTGCAGCTACATCTCGAGCAAGTTTTTACATTTACAATACTAAAGAAGAAATTGACTCTCTAATTACTGCATTAACTAAAGTTGCGAGGATATTCAAATTATGA
- the sufD gene encoding Fe-S cluster assembly protein SufD: protein MSQTLSQINSRHVEEISLSRNEPDWLKQYRQNSLSIYDALPIETSPLYNKYTDAKKMDPQQVSFSATTTNNVPSFLQKRLSELEKEISIIQIGSNTYKIHISDDLKSKGLVITSIDDAIKNNPDLVKKALEASNSKEDKFTALNNAAFNSGIFIHIPRNLILEKPIHILSCLSDDGISTIARNIIFADESSKAVIIQELYSFKAQKQQAYLELLNTNIAPNAQLDVTTLQMMDQTTVNFSTRRTDLGQDAKVNWYSGLFGSMLSRYKIEYFLNGTGASSNDSEVIFGNNEQSFDIQTNVNHESPSTDARVVEKSILRNKSKSLFKGMIRIKEKATKSNSFLSGRSILLDKDAKSDAIPGLEIFTNDVKATHSASVAQIDEEQIFYLKTRCLTEAEAERTIIEGFLEPLSRKMSYQVRAWIAYLIESKWESRELTINTDEELTKFVEIEETRYNEDSEIEQHYKYR, encoded by the coding sequence ATGTCTCAAACACTGTCACAAATTAACTCTCGACATGTTGAAGAAATTTCTTTATCACGAAATGAACCTGATTGGTTAAAACAATACAGGCAGAACTCATTGTCTATTTATGATGCGTTGCCAATTGAGACATCTCCTTTATACAACAAATACACCGATGCAAAAAAAATGGATCCTCAACAGGTTTCATTTTCTGCAACTACAACTAACAACGTACCATCCTTTCTTCAAAAAAGATTATCTGAATTAGAAAAAGAGATTAGCATAATCCAAATAGGAAGTAATACGTACAAAATTCACATTTCAGATGATCTAAAATCAAAAGGATTGGTAATCACTTCCATTGATGATGCAATAAAAAATAATCCTGATCTAGTAAAAAAAGCACTAGAGGCATCAAATTCAAAAGAAGATAAATTTACTGCATTAAACAATGCTGCATTTAATTCAGGAATATTTATCCACATCCCACGTAATTTAATACTTGAAAAACCAATCCATATCTTATCTTGTTTATCCGATGATGGAATTTCTACCATTGCAAGAAATATTATTTTTGCAGATGAAAGCAGCAAGGCAGTGATTATTCAGGAATTGTACTCTTTTAAGGCACAAAAACAACAAGCATATCTTGAGCTATTGAACACAAACATTGCTCCAAATGCACAACTCGATGTTACAACATTACAAATGATGGACCAAACAACTGTAAACTTTTCTACTAGGAGAACTGACTTGGGACAGGATGCTAAAGTCAATTGGTATTCTGGCTTGTTTGGTTCTATGCTATCTAGATACAAAATAGAATATTTTCTTAATGGAACTGGTGCATCCTCAAATGATTCTGAGGTAATATTTGGAAACAATGAACAATCTTTTGATATTCAAACTAACGTGAATCATGAAAGCCCATCTACTGATGCTAGAGTAGTTGAAAAATCAATTTTAAGAAACAAATCAAAATCCCTCTTTAAAGGAATGATTAGAATTAAAGAAAAAGCAACAAAATCAAATTCATTTTTGTCTGGTCGTTCTATCTTACTTGATAAGGATGCAAAATCTGATGCCATCCCTGGATTAGAGATTTTCACTAATGATGTCAAGGCAACACATTCTGCATCTGTTGCTCAAATTGATGAAGAACAAATTTTCTATCTAAAAACACGATGTCTTACCGAAGCTGAGGCTGAAAGAACAATTATTGAAGGATTTTTGGAGCCATTATCTCGAAAAATGTCATACCAAGTTAGAGCATGGATTGCATACTTGATTGAATCTAAATGGGAATCACGTGAATTAACAATTAACACTGATGAAGAGCTCACAAAGTTTGTTGAAATTGAAGAAACACGTTACAACGAAGATTCTGAAATTGAACAACACTACAAGTATCGGTGA
- a CDS encoding Rieske (2Fe-2S) protein, translating to MINLVQWIKACKLDQVKTGQLFGFIHDDKKILLANQKGKIFATDLICTHADADLSTGFLTDEGVRCPLHLSVFNLQNGKPENLPAEIPLNTYNVKIDQNEIYVEV from the coding sequence GTGATTAACTTGGTTCAATGGATTAAAGCTTGTAAATTAGACCAAGTAAAGACAGGGCAGCTTTTTGGATTCATACATGATGATAAAAAAATTCTCTTGGCAAATCAAAAAGGAAAAATTTTTGCTACTGACCTAATCTGTACTCATGCAGATGCAGATCTTTCTACAGGATTTCTTACTGATGAAGGTGTGAGATGTCCGTTACATCTCTCTGTTTTTAATTTGCAAAATGGTAAACCTGAAAATCTTCCTGCTGAAATCCCATTAAACACATACAATGTTAAAATAGATCAAAACGAGATCTATGTGGAGGTTTAG
- the sufB gene encoding Fe-S cluster assembly protein SufB, translating into MATENLNMDYTKYDFKDSTDLYVHLSKKGLSKDTVIAISKMKDEPQWMLDFRLRSFEIFMKKPMPTWGGDLSVIDFQNIYYYAKATEKTEKNWDDVPAEVKATFDKLGIPEAEKKFLAGVGAQYESEVVYHSLREDLAKQGVLFLDTDSALKQYPEIFKKYFGKIIPPEDNKFAALNSAVWSGGSFIYIPPGVKVDMPLQAYFRINAENIGQFERTLIIADEGSEVHYIEGCTAPVYSSESLHSAVVELVAHKDAKLRYTTIQNWSSDVYNLVTKRAYAYEGATVEWIDGNIGSKLTMKYPGIYLLGERAYGETLSIAFAGKGQHQDTGAKMVHLAPNTTSKITSKSVSRLDGRSTYRGLLNVAKGATNVKSTVRCDALLLDDTSKTDTYPYMEINQEDATITHEATVGKIGDEQIFYLMTRGFTEEEALSLIVNGFMEPFTKELPMEYAVELNRLIKLEMDDSVG; encoded by the coding sequence ATGGCTACAGAAAATCTAAACATGGATTATACAAAATATGATTTTAAGGACTCTACTGACTTGTATGTGCATCTCAGTAAAAAAGGACTCTCAAAAGATACTGTTATCGCAATTAGCAAAATGAAAGATGAACCTCAATGGATGCTTGACTTTAGATTAAGATCTTTTGAAATTTTCATGAAAAAACCAATGCCGACTTGGGGCGGAGATCTCAGTGTTATTGATTTTCAAAATATTTACTATTATGCAAAAGCAACTGAGAAAACTGAAAAGAACTGGGATGATGTTCCAGCTGAAGTAAAAGCTACTTTTGATAAATTGGGAATTCCAGAAGCTGAAAAGAAGTTCTTGGCAGGTGTTGGTGCACAATACGAGTCAGAAGTTGTTTACCATAGTCTAAGAGAAGACTTGGCAAAACAAGGTGTCTTGTTTTTGGATACTGATTCTGCACTAAAACAATATCCTGAAATTTTCAAAAAATACTTCGGTAAAATTATTCCTCCAGAGGACAACAAGTTTGCAGCACTAAACAGTGCAGTATGGAGTGGTGGTTCGTTTATCTACATTCCACCAGGAGTCAAAGTTGACATGCCATTACAAGCCTATTTCAGAATTAACGCTGAAAACATTGGACAATTTGAGAGAACACTCATCATAGCTGATGAAGGATCTGAGGTTCACTATATCGAAGGATGTACTGCCCCTGTCTATTCTTCTGAATCATTACACTCAGCAGTAGTTGAATTAGTAGCACACAAGGATGCAAAATTACGTTACACTACAATCCAAAACTGGAGTAGTGATGTGTATAATCTAGTCACAAAACGTGCTTATGCATATGAAGGCGCAACTGTAGAATGGATTGATGGAAACATTGGAAGTAAACTCACAATGAAATATCCTGGAATTTATCTACTAGGTGAAAGAGCATATGGTGAAACACTATCAATTGCTTTTGCAGGAAAAGGACAACACCAAGATACTGGTGCCAAAATGGTCCATCTTGCACCAAATACAACATCAAAAATTACATCCAAGTCTGTCAGCAGACTAGATGGAAGATCAACTTATCGAGGATTACTCAATGTTGCAAAAGGTGCAACTAATGTAAAATCAACTGTAAGGTGTGACGCATTACTATTAGATGATACATCAAAAACTGATACCTATCCTTACATGGAAATTAATCAAGAAGATGCAACAATTACTCATGAAGCAACTGTAGGAAAAATTGGAGATGAACAAATCTTCTATCTGATGACTAGAGGTTTCACTGAAGAAGAAGCATTATCTCTAATTGTCAATGGATTCATGGAACCATTCACAAAAGAATTGCCAATGGAATATGCCGTAGAATTAAACCGCCTCATCAAATTAGAGATGGACGACTCGGTGGGTTAA
- a CDS encoding PKD domain-containing protein — protein sequence MNSHIILLSVVFSLFLAGSVSTYSFAQTNTVEVVENRIVTLVGEGIDPDDDTLTFEWVQVDGEQVELSSNNDPMPTFMAPEVVNGQIKVLTFTLTVTDPFGAASSDTVEVIVNPVNHAPIVSAGRDQVTFKTINVVTLVSSVVDPDGDSLTYNWKQIAGQTIPLSSTTGKYLTILPMHIDYSQTNPLTFELTVEDGFGGVGSDTVSVYPLTGLLSNRLISIQAGPMQTVHEGETVTLSATGQTANGQPISYSWVQLIGTGVSLNAYTGPTVTFTAPELPDETEMILSFQVTGYSAGNGWANALALVKVIPSNAGPLADAGPDQSVGEKSLVKLIGTATDPDDAESKLRYSWKQTSGMNVELYKQASFSVYFFAPMINTSSETLTFELTVTDPSGNSDKDDVSVVVSTVNLPPRANAGPDRKIIGESQVTVTGSGFDPENLPITYEWKQLAGETVTFDATKPTFSFKAPSVVSGETKRMVFQLTVTDSENQKGTDQLILLVVPENSAPIVDAGVDQIADERTMVDLVCSAYDPDGDTVTSTWTSSNSDVVIDMPSSLSTSVTLPAVTTDQTISMTCTASDGRLSSSDSMNIKVVNTLNLPIVADAGPDQIVNENVKISLDGSKSNDPEEQELSYMWSQVSGETVKLSSTSSVTPSFTSPIVANNEIKVLVFELRVFDDNGRSSTDTVTITVDPVNAAPTATATAKQS from the coding sequence GTGAATTCGCATATTATCTTACTATCTGTAGTTTTTAGTCTATTTTTAGCTGGTTCTGTATCAACTTACTCTTTTGCTCAAACCAACACCGTAGAAGTTGTTGAGAATAGAATCGTTACACTAGTCGGCGAAGGAATTGATCCTGATGACGACACTCTAACATTTGAATGGGTACAAGTTGACGGTGAACAAGTCGAATTATCCTCAAATAATGATCCAATGCCAACATTCATGGCTCCAGAGGTTGTAAACGGTCAAATCAAAGTCTTGACATTCACATTAACTGTAACTGACCCATTTGGTGCAGCAAGTTCTGACACAGTTGAAGTCATTGTAAACCCAGTTAATCACGCTCCAATTGTTAGTGCAGGCAGAGACCAAGTCACATTTAAAACAATTAACGTAGTTACTCTAGTCAGCAGCGTTGTCGATCCAGACGGCGACTCATTGACCTATAATTGGAAACAAATTGCAGGTCAAACAATTCCATTATCTTCTACTACTGGAAAATATCTAACTATTCTTCCAATGCATATTGATTATTCTCAAACCAATCCACTAACATTCGAACTTACTGTTGAGGATGGTTTTGGTGGTGTAGGTAGTGACACCGTAAGCGTTTATCCATTAACTGGTCTTTTATCAAATAGATTAATTTCAATTCAAGCAGGTCCAATGCAAACTGTACATGAAGGAGAAACCGTTACACTTAGTGCAACTGGACAAACTGCAAATGGACAACCAATCAGTTACTCTTGGGTACAACTAATTGGAACCGGAGTATCATTGAATGCATATACTGGTCCAACAGTCACATTTACAGCACCTGAACTTCCAGATGAAACAGAAATGATTCTATCATTCCAAGTAACTGGATATTCAGCTGGAAATGGATGGGCAAATGCATTAGCATTAGTTAAAGTAATTCCATCCAATGCTGGACCATTAGCTGATGCAGGACCAGATCAAAGTGTAGGTGAAAAATCACTAGTAAAATTAATTGGAACAGCTACTGATCCTGATGACGCTGAAAGCAAATTACGTTATTCCTGGAAACAAACATCTGGAATGAATGTAGAATTATACAAACAGGCTTCATTCTCTGTGTATTTCTTCGCACCAATGATTAATACTAGTTCTGAAACTCTAACTTTTGAATTAACTGTAACTGATCCTTCTGGCAACTCTGACAAAGACGATGTATCTGTAGTTGTTAGTACTGTAAACTTGCCACCAAGAGCAAATGCAGGTCCAGATAGAAAGATTATTGGAGAATCTCAAGTAACTGTAACTGGTTCAGGCTTTGATCCAGAAAATCTACCAATTACATATGAATGGAAACAACTAGCTGGAGAAACAGTCACATTTGATGCTACAAAGCCAACATTCTCATTTAAAGCACCATCCGTAGTTTCTGGTGAAACTAAACGAATGGTATTCCAATTAACAGTAACTGACTCTGAAAATCAAAAGGGAACTGATCAATTGATCCTCCTCGTAGTTCCAGAAAATAGTGCTCCAATCGTAGATGCTGGCGTTGATCAAATTGCTGATGAGAGAACTATGGTTGATCTAGTTTGTTCAGCATATGACCCAGATGGTGATACAGTAACATCCACATGGACTTCATCAAACAGTGATGTTGTAATTGATATGCCTTCATCTCTAAGTACCTCTGTAACACTCCCAGCAGTCACTACCGATCAAACCATTAGCATGACATGTACTGCATCTGATGGTAGACTCTCTTCATCTGATAGCATGAACATTAAAGTTGTAAACACATTGAATCTACCAATCGTAGCAGATGCAGGTCCTGATCAAATCGTAAATGAAAATGTCAAGATTTCATTAGATGGTAGCAAGAGCAATGACCCAGAAGAACAAGAACTTTCATACATGTGGAGCCAAGTATCTGGTGAAACAGTAAAGTTGTCTTCAACATCTTCAGTGACTCCATCATTTACATCTCCAATAGTTGCAAATAATGAAATCAAAGTACTAGTCTTCGAACTTAGAGTCTTTGATGACAATGGTCGTTCATCAACTGATACTGTGACAATTACAGTTGACCCAGTTAATGCTGCACCAACAGCAACTGCAACTGCTAAACAATCTTGA
- a CDS encoding MFS transporter yields MILNWLTRDGKLLLSARIVRTFSYGFLSMILAIYLSLIGFDEILIGFILSATLVNSIIFNLFSSFFADRIGRKKVLIIYASLMGISGGVFFATENYFALIIAAFIGTINVTGSETGAFLSLEQAILPQTVKNIKKRNTVFALYNMIGTFAMAGGILLASLPQIMEESFGFSTIDSFKPLFLIYMLAGIAVVVIYFFFSKEIEVKKSLDSKSFSSNLSPKSKQIILKMSSLFALDSFAGGFVIQSIVAFWFFTKFGVDLTTLSIIFSIAGVLTAISFFFAAKIADKIGLINTMVFTHIPSNILLILVAFAPTFHIALALYLVRMSLSQMDVPTRQAYIVTVVEENERTAAAGITNTSRNIAQSISPSITGAIIHSLWFSAPFVIGGLLKIIYDVGIYASFRKIKPSYESE; encoded by the coding sequence ATGATTTTAAATTGGCTAACAAGAGATGGTAAATTATTACTTTCTGCTAGAATAGTCCGAACATTTTCTTATGGCTTTCTGAGCATGATTCTGGCAATTTATCTGAGTTTGATTGGCTTTGATGAAATCTTAATTGGGTTTATTTTATCTGCAACTCTTGTAAATAGCATAATTTTCAACTTATTTTCTAGCTTTTTTGCAGATCGAATTGGGAGAAAAAAAGTACTGATAATTTATGCCTCTTTGATGGGAATATCCGGCGGTGTTTTTTTTGCCACTGAAAATTATTTTGCACTGATCATTGCCGCCTTTATTGGAACAATCAATGTCACTGGTTCTGAAACTGGAGCATTTTTGTCATTAGAGCAAGCTATACTTCCACAAACTGTAAAAAATATCAAAAAACGAAATACTGTTTTTGCACTTTATAATATGATTGGAACATTTGCAATGGCCGGGGGAATTTTGTTGGCTTCTTTACCTCAAATTATGGAAGAATCTTTTGGGTTTTCTACAATTGACTCATTTAAGCCGCTCTTCTTGATTTACATGTTGGCAGGGATTGCCGTTGTAGTGATCTATTTTTTCTTTTCAAAAGAAATTGAAGTTAAAAAATCACTTGATTCAAAATCATTTTCATCTAATTTGTCTCCAAAATCCAAACAAATTATTCTTAAAATGTCATCTTTGTTTGCATTGGATTCTTTTGCAGGAGGATTTGTAATTCAAAGTATTGTTGCTTTTTGGTTTTTCACAAAGTTTGGAGTAGATCTTACAACATTATCCATAATTTTTTCAATTGCAGGAGTACTTACAGCAATTTCTTTTTTCTTTGCAGCAAAAATTGCAGATAAGATAGGATTGATAAACACTATGGTTTTTACTCACATTCCATCAAACATTCTTTTAATTCTAGTTGCATTTGCACCTACTTTTCATATTGCGCTAGCATTGTATTTGGTTAGAATGAGCTTGTCTCAGATGGATGTTCCAACAAGACAAGCATACATTGTCACAGTTGTTGAAGAAAATGAGAGAACCGCAGCCGCTGGAATAACAAACACATCAAGAAATATCGCTCAGTCTATTAGTCCATCTATAACTGGCGCAATAATTCATTCTTTGTGGTTTTCTGCACCATTTGTAATTGGTGGATTATTAAAAATCATTTATGATGTAGGGATATATGCAAGTTTTAGAAAGATCAAACCTTCGTATGAATCTGAATAA
- a CDS encoding uroporphyrinogen-III synthase → MLKGKVIAITRSKDDSTEFIDLVTKNNAIPISLPTIELVSKGEKIVDEFLESVKQYNPDYSVFMSSKAVTLLFDTAKKTSKFEKLQLAVANTIVIAVGPKTKIALENEGIKIAHVPNIYSSVGVGELFTKLHAVGKKVIVPRSGASTPFLKELLEKIGINVKEIHLYDVCAFRDISQWNEFRELFSKNKVDGIVFTSVSSVKAFFEIMTKDYDENSLLENMAKLSVISIGPFTSDELKKFKIKNTISQVHTVSGAFDTVKTIFSII, encoded by the coding sequence ATGCTTAAAGGAAAAGTAATTGCAATCACTCGTTCAAAAGATGATTCTACTGAATTCATAGATTTAGTTACCAAAAATAATGCAATCCCAATTTCGTTACCCACTATTGAGTTAGTTAGTAAGGGAGAAAAAATTGTAGATGAATTTTTGGAATCAGTAAAGCAGTATAATCCCGATTATTCTGTTTTTATGAGCTCAAAGGCTGTAACACTACTTTTTGATACTGCAAAAAAAACATCAAAATTTGAAAAACTCCAACTTGCTGTAGCAAATACTATAGTGATTGCAGTGGGGCCTAAAACAAAAATTGCACTAGAAAATGAGGGAATCAAAATTGCCCACGTGCCAAATATCTATTCCTCAGTAGGCGTTGGAGAATTATTTACAAAATTACATGCAGTTGGAAAAAAAGTAATTGTTCCAAGAAGCGGTGCTTCAACACCTTTTTTGAAAGAATTATTGGAAAAAATAGGAATCAATGTAAAGGAAATTCATCTATACGATGTTTGTGCCTTTAGGGATATCTCTCAATGGAATGAATTTAGGGAATTATTTTCAAAAAATAAAGTGGATGGAATTGTGTTTACCAGCGTATCATCTGTTAAAGCATTTTTTGAAATAATGACAAAAGATTATGATGAAAATTCATTGTTGGAAAATATGGCAAAATTATCAGTAATTTCAATTGGACCCTTTACATCTGATGAGCTCAAAAAATTTAAAATTAAAAATACTATATCTCAGGTCCATACTGTCTCAGGTGCATTTGATACTGTGAAAACTATTTTTTCAATTATCTAG
- a CDS encoding iron-sulfur cluster assembly scaffold protein produces MSGNADIYHEMIIDYSRNPINFGKIENPDITFHDSNPLCGDSIDIDMKITDNKVSDIKFHGKGCAICMACSSVLTEITKGKGIDEVRNITKHDVLSELGLEHLQAVRIKCALLSLKVLKSALYSYLGTHMKDSQDADKLKEEAANLY; encoded by the coding sequence ATGAGCGGCAATGCAGACATTTATCATGAGATGATAATAGATTATTCAAGAAACCCAATTAATTTTGGTAAAATAGAAAATCCAGATATTACTTTTCATGATTCTAATCCATTATGTGGTGATAGTATTGACATTGATATGAAAATTACTGATAACAAGGTGTCTGATATCAAATTTCATGGCAAAGGATGTGCTATCTGCATGGCTTGTTCTTCAGTATTAACAGAGATTACAAAAGGCAAGGGAATTGATGAAGTCCGAAATATTACTAAACATGATGTATTAAGTGAGCTTGGATTAGAACACTTGCAAGCAGTTCGCATAAAATGTGCTTTGCTTTCACTTAAAGTATTGAAATCTGCTCTCTACTCTTATCTTGGAACTCATATGAAAGATTCACAAGATGCAGATAAGTTAAAAGAAGAGGCAGCAAACCTGTACTGA